The following coding sequences lie in one Epinephelus moara isolate mb chromosome 17, YSFRI_EMoa_1.0, whole genome shotgun sequence genomic window:
- the phka1a gene encoding phosphorylase b kinase regulatory subunit alpha, skeletal muscle isoform isoform X6: protein MRSRSNSGVKLDNYARMVQQTILRHQDPVTGLLPGSPDQPHAWVRDNVYCVISVWALSLAYRKNADRDEDKAKAYELEQSVVKLMRGILQCIMRQLDKVEKFKYSRSTSDSLHAKYNTRTCAPVVGDDEWGHLQVDATSIFLLFLAQMTASGLHIVYTQDEVDVVQNLMFYIEAAYKVADYGMWERGDKTNQGITEINASSIGMAKAALEALDDLNLFGAKGGPGSVVHALADDIQHCQSILTSMLPRASISKEVDAGVLAIISYPAFAVDDISIVNLTKEEIISKLQGRYGCCRFLRDGHKTPKEDPNRLYYESAELKLFENIECEWPLFWTYLILDGIFINSPEQVQEYQEALEGILIKQKDGIRLLPELYSVPPDKVEEEYVNPHSVERIPMGKCPLKWGQSLYILGNLLSEGFLAPGEIDPLNRRFSTIPKPDVVVQVSILAETEEIKELLLKNGIEVETVADIHPIHVQPSRVLSHIYARLGRNPRLGLTGRPYRRIGVLGTSKFYTIRNTIFSFTPQFIDHQQFYLALDNKMIVEMLRTEIAYLASRWRMTGRPTVTFPISQSMLTEDRTNLDPAVVATLKKLQDGYYGGARIQTGKLSEFLTTSCFAHLSFLDGKGSGSMIRHDEEYDDEGDSDGYVHELRHDDEADDLAQYLDHLLAHAAPKKPKRQIGGLGRFKAAATKTKEMVTLMNKAQNLDVQNVNMYLPNKLFRSPQSSLNLNLPDSSAQQETQAPQASVSTESGIPKDASGGIDYNALVQLLKDTQSLQDQADILYILFKDKGMEWDTLLQGKGTTVRSLLSDLYEKAGELKHWSLIRMISGILKKKVEELDSACSDLLAHQKHLTVGLPPEPREKTITAPIPPDQLAALIDEASDNNISVAILTQEIMVYLAMSIRTQPNLFSEMFRLRIGLIIQVMATELAHSLNCSGEEATESLMSLGPSELKNLLHHILSGKEFGVQRSVRELDAGVSPAISIHHLGNVGATKSERAGISKLKSDMKMGMRAQSVDLETFEAGRYRLPSIESLDIPDFVPVAKDTRHGQWLRRRRLDGALNRVPVGFYQKVWKILQKCHGLSIEGFVLPSSTTREMTPGEIKFSVHVETVLNRVPLPEYRQLLVEAILVLTMLADVEIPTIGSIIHVEKIVHLANDMFYKDQRDLGAEEHILERDPSTGVCRLLYDSAPSGRFGSMTYLTKAVAVYVQDFLPSGSCAVQ, encoded by the exons GATCCAGTAACGGGTCTTCTGCCGGGCAGCCCAGATCAGCCTCACGCCTGGGTCAGAGACAATGTTTACTGCGTCATATCTGTGTGGGCTCTCAGTCTGGCCTACAGGAAGAACGCTGACAGGGATGAGGACAAGGCCAAGGCCTATGAACTGGAGCAG aGTGTGGTGAAGCTAATGAGAGGCATCCTTCAGTGTATAATGAGGCAG CTGGATAAGGTGGAGAAGTTCAAATACAGCAGAAGTACCTCAGACTCGCTCCACGCCAAGTACAACACCAGGACCTGTGCTCCTGTTGTCGGGGACGACGAGTGGGGTCACCTGCAGGTCGACGCCACCTCCATCTTCCTGCTCTTCCTCGCTCAGATGACTGCGTCCG gTCTCCATATCGTTTACACCCAAGATGAAGTAGACGTAGTCCAGAATCTCATGTTCTACATTGAAGCAGCTTACAAAGTGGCT GATTATGGGATGTGGGAAAGAGGAGACAAAACCAACCAGGGCATCACTGAGATCAACGCCAGCTCTATAGGCATGGCCAAg GCAGCTCTGGAGGCTTTGGACGACCTCAACCTGTTTGGAGCAAAAGGAGGACCTGGATCTGTGGTCCACGCCTTGGCTGATGACATACAGCACtgccag TCCATCCTGACGTCCATGTTACCCAGAGCGTCCATCTCTAAAGAGGTGGATGCTGGAGTCCTGGCCATCATCTCGTACCCCGCCTTCGCTGTTGATGACATCAGCATAGTCAACCTGACCAAGGAGGAGATCATCTCCAAACTGCAG GGTCGATACGGCTGCTGCAGGTTTCTGAGAGACGGACACAAAACACCTAAAGAG GATCCAAACCGCCTGTATTACGAGTCTGCAGAACTGAAGCTGTTTGAGAACATAGAGTGCGAGTGGCCGCTGTTCTGGACCTACCTCATACTGGATGGCATCTTTATCAACAGCCCCGAGCAG GTGCAGGAGTACCAGGAGGCTCTGGAGGGCATCCTGATCAAGCAGAAAGACGGGATACGACTGCTGCCAGAGCTCTACAGTGTCCCCCCAGATAAG GTGGAGGAGGAGTATGTGAACCCCCACTCTGTGGAGAGGATCCCAATGGGTAAATGTCCTCTGAAATGGGGACAGTCTCTGTACATCCTTGGAAACCTTCTGTCCGAG GGATTTCTGGCCCCCGGAGAGATCGACCCTCTTAACCGACGTTTCTCCACCATCCCAAAGCCTGATGTGGTTGTACAGG TGTCGATTCTGGCAGAGACTGAGGAGATTAaagagctgctgctgaagaacGGTATAGAAGTGGAGACTGTTGCTGACATCCATCCCATCCACGTGCAGCCCTCCAGAGTCCTTAGCCACATCTACGCCAGACTCG GTCGTAACCCAAGGCTGGGTCTGACGGGTCGGCCTTACAGGAGAATAGGAGTCCTGGGAACCTCCAAATTCTACACCATCAGGAACACCATCTTCTCATTCACACCTCAG TTCATCGACCACCAGCAGTTCTACCTGGCGTTGGACAACAAAATGATCGTGGAGATGTTGAGGACAGAAATCGCCTACCTCGCATCCAGATGGAGGATGACTGGACGACCCACTGTCACTTTTCCCATTTCACAGTCTATGCTga ctgaaGACCGTACAAACCTGGACCCTGCAGTTGTGGCCACACTCAAGAAGCTACAGGATGGATATTATGGAGGAGCAAG GATCCAGACGGGGAAGCTGTCGGAGTTCttgaccacttcctgttttgctcACCTGAGCTTCCTGGATGGTAAGGGTTCTGGTAGCATGATCCGCCATGACGAAGAGTATGATGATGAGGGTGACAGCGATGGATACGTGCATGAATTACGCCATGATGATG AGGCCGACGACCTTGCGCAGTACCTGGACCACCTGTTGGCTCACGCTGCCCCCAAGAAGCCCAAACGGCAGATAGGAGGTCTGGGGAGGTTCAAGGCTGCGGCCACCAAAACCAAGGAGATGGTAACTCTGATGAACAAGGCTCAGAACCTCGACGTACAAA ATGTGAACATGTACCTGCCGAACAAGCTGTTCCGCTCTCCTCAGTCTTCTCTCAACCTGAACCTCCCAGATTCCTCTGCACAGCAAGAAACTCAG GCTCCGCAGGCGAGCGTCTCAACAGAAAGCGGCATCCCCAAAGACGCCAGTGGAGGCATCGACTACAACGCTTTGGTCCAGCTGCTAAAAGACACGCAAAGTCTCCAGGACCAGGCTGATATCCTCTACATCCTCTTCAAAGACAA GGGCATGGAGTGGGACACTCTGCTGCAGGGTAAGGGCACCACGGTGAGATCTCTGCTGTCTGACCTTTATGAGAAGGCAGGTGAACTCAAACACTGGAGCCTCATCAGGATGATCTCTGGCATACTGAAGAAGAAGGTGGAGGAGCTTGACTCG GCCTGCTCTGATTTGCTGGCGCACCAGAAGCACCTGACAGTGGGCCTCCCCCCTGAGCCCAGAGAGAAAACCATCACTGCTCCCATCCCTCCTGACCAGCTGGCCGCTCTCATCGACGAGGCCAGCGACAACAACATCAGCGTGGCCATACTCACTCAG GAGATCATGGTGTATCTGGCTATGAGCATCAGGACTCAGCCCAACCTGTTCAGTGAGATGTTCAGGCTCCGTATCGGCCtcatcatccaggtcatggcCACTGAACTGGCCCATTCGCTCAACTGCTCAG gagaggAGGCCACAGAGAGCCTGATGAGTCTCggcccatcagagctgaagaaTCTCCTCCACCACATCCTCAGCGGGAAAGAGTTTGGAGTGCAGCGCAGCG TTAGAGAGCTGGATGCCGGCGTCAGTCCTGCCATCTCCATCCATCACCTGGGCAACGTGGGCGCCACCAAGAGCGAGAGAGCTGGCATCAGCAAACTGAAGAGCGACATGAAGATG GGCATGAGAGCTCAGTCTGTGGACTTAGAAACCTTTGAAGCTGGG AGGTACAGGCTGCCGTCCATAGAATCTCTGGATATTCCAGACTTTGTGCCAGTTGCCAAGGATACCAGACACGGCCAGTGGCTGCGCAGGAGGCGTCTGGACGGAGCGTTGAACAGAGTCCCTGTAGGCTTCTACCAGAAAGTCTGGAAGATCCTGCAGAAG TGCCACGGTTTGTCCATAGAAGGGTTCGTCCTTCCTTCTTCAACCACCAGAGAG ATGACACCAGGAGAGATCAAATTCTCCGTCCACGTGGAGACGGTTTTGAACCGCGTCCCTCTGCCTGAGTACCGCCAGCTGCTGGTGGAGGCCATCCTGGTGCTCACCATGCTGGCCGACGTGGAGATCCCGACCATCGGCTCCATCATCCACGTGGAGAAGATCGTCCACCTGGCCAACGACATGTTCTACAAGGATCAG AGGGACCTGGGAGCAGAGGAGCACATCCTGGAGAGGGACCCGTCCACCGGAGTGTGCAGGCTGCTGTACGACAGCGCACCCAGTGGCCGCTTCGGGAGCATGACCTACCTCACCAAGGCTGTAGCGGTGTACGTTCAGGACTTCCTGCCCAGCGGCTCGTGCGCCGTGCAGTGA